In Roseibium algicola, the DNA window TTGGCCCGATAGAGGTAGAAAACGCGTTGATGGAGCACGAGGCCGTGCTCGAATGCGCCGCCGTTGCCAGCCCCGACGAGACCCGCGGCGAGGTGGTGAAGGCGTTCATCATCCTGAAAGCCGGACATGCGCCGAGTGAGGTGCTGGCAAAGGAGTTGCAAGACTTCACCAAGGCCTTGACCGCGCCCTACAAGTATCCCCGACGAATTGCCTTTGTCGACGACCTGCCCAAGACGCCTACCGGCAAGATCCAGAGACGGCTATTGAAATTGCAGGAGCTGGAGGATCAGTCGGCATGAACTATCTGGACCGGCCTGAGGCCCGCACTGTGAACGAGGCGATCACCTCGCGCCGCTCAATACGGGCCTTCCTGCCTGATCCGGTGCCTCGCGAGATGATCACGCGCATCCTCGAGGTCGCCGGGCGCACGCCCAGCGGATCGAATATCCAGCCGTGGAATGTGGACGTGGTTTTGGGGGAGGCTCTCGATCAGTTGACCACCGCGATCAGCGATCGTTTTGACGCGGGGGATGCCGGCGACGAAGCCTATCAGTATTACCCTGCTCCGTGGCGGGAGCCTTATCTGGCGCGGCGGCGCGAGACCGGCTGGGGGCTTTACTCTGCCCTGGGAATCGAAAAGCATGAGAAAGACCGGATGCGTGCTCAACACCGGCGCAACTTCCTATTCTTCGACGCACCTGTTGGGTTGATTTTTACCATCGACGGCGATCTTCCGGTGGGAAGCTGGCTCGATACGGGCATGTTCCTGCAAAGCATCATGGTTGCTGCGCGAGGCCTCGGGCTGGACACCTGCCCGCAACAGGCCTTTGCCGCCTATCACCAGACCATCCGCGAGATGCTTGATTTGCCCGAGGACCGGACCGTGATCTGCGGGATGGCACTGGGGCTGGCCGATTGGTCCGATCCGGCGAACGGGTTCGAGGCCAGGCGGGTGCCGGTAGAGGAATTTACACAGTTTCATGACTGATGCAGCGATCCATGTTTCGCACCCATATCTGGAAGCGGAGCCTAGACAAAAAAGTCAGTTGTAGTTAGATGCCGCTGATCAGTTCGTGGCGACTGTAGCCGACGGTCAATAGCTCAATCTCAATCGTACCCTTCTCCCTGCTGCTCGCCCACTTCCGGCGCACGTCGCAACGGCGCATTGTCATAGGCTGAAAACTTTACGGGTTGCCGCAAAACCTGCTGCACTGTCCCGTCCTGCCGCGTAACCTCGTCGAACAGTCCACGCGCCTGGAGCTGCGGATCCTTAACCAACTCCTCACGTCGCAGCGCCGGCCCCCACATCTGACCCGAAGCCTCGAAGAGCGCTTCCCAGTGTGTGAAAGGCTTTTCGCGGATGCGCGCGCCGACCTTACCCACCAGCTCATCGCGCCGCGCCACGCGCTCTGGACGGGTAAGGCCCACGCCCTCTTCCAGACCGATATCGCGGCAGAGGCGATCCCAGAAGCTATCCTCATGCGCCACCGAGGTCGTCAGCCATCGGCCATCGGCAGTCTCATAGAGCGCATAGCCAGGGTCGCGCTGGGGGAGGGTGGTGTCCTCGGCCGCATCGACGGCGATGAACGGCGTCTGCAAAGCCAGCACAGCGTCGCTCATGGCTATGTCGACATAGGTGCCTTGCCCGGTCCGTTCCCGCGCCAGAAGCGCCGAGAGAATGCCCGCAACTGCATAGAGCGCCGAGACGGAATCGCCCAAGAGAACCGCCGGAGGCAGACCGTCGACCACGCCGTTAATGCGTTCATCCAGCGCTCCGCCAATCCCTTGAAACGTCAGGTCATGCGCAGGCCGCATCCGGTAAGGGCCATCCTGCCCGTAGCCCGAGATAGACACGTAGATCAGCCGAGGGTTCACCGCTTTCAGGTCATCATAGCCAAGCCCCAGCTTCGCCAGTTTGCCCGGCCGGAAACCTTCCAGGAACACATCGGCCTGTTCGACCAGCTTCAGCAGGTCCGCCTTCTGCTCGGGTTGTCGTGCATCCAGAGCCACCGAGCGCTTGTTGCGGTTCAGCCCCTCGTAGAAGGACGGCAGGAACCGCGAGGGATCGCCACCAGGCCGCTCAACCTGGATCACGTCAGCGCCCATGTCCGAGAGCGTCAGCGTGCAGAACGGGCCGGGGTATTGCTCGGCCATCGAAACAATTTTCAGCCCTTCAAGAGCTCCGGGTTTGCGCTCTGCCATCAAATCGCCCAGCTTTGTGCGTCGTCCACCGTCAATGCCTCGCCATTGACGAACTGGCTGCGCGGATCGACGAGGAAGAGCAGCGCGCTGTCGAGGTCCTTTGGCTTGCCCACGCGTCGGCGCGGTAGTTTGGCCAGTTCGGCTTTGCCCTGTTCGGTTTCCCAGAATTCATCGTTTATCGAGGTCCGGATATAGCCCGGGCAGAGCGCGTTAACGCGGATGCCGTGCGGCCCCCATTCGAGCGCATGGCCGGCGGTCAGATGCCGGATCGCGGCCTTCGACATGGTGTAGAGCGACACGCCTTTGGCAACACGAGTCGACAGCATAGAAGAGACATTGACGATACAGCCTTCGCGGCCTTCGTCGATCCAGTGCTCTGCGCAGAGCTGCGACAACCGCCAAGGCGCGCGGACGTTGACCGCCATGGTCTGCTCGAAGTCCTCAAACGTGGCCTTGTGTGCGCGAGCCGGTCTGCTAATACCTGCGTTGTTGATGAGGATATCCGGGCTCCCCATCCGCTCGGCAATGGCGCTAATCAGCGCATCTGGCGCGGCGGAGTTGGTGGCGTCAAATGCAAAGGCCTGCGCCTTGCCGCCCTCGGCCTCTATCTTGGCAACCAGCTCATCCAGCTTGCCGGTGCTGCGAGCGGCCACTGCAACGGCTGCCCCCTCCCCGGCCAACGTCAGAGCGAATTGATAGCCCAACCCAGACGACGCCCCCGTCACGATCGCGATCTTGCCTACAAGCATGGCTTTCCCTTTCCTCCCAGAGCCCGATTTCCGTCACGCTATCACGCGGCATACTGTCGGACAATAATGAAAGCATCTGTCAGGCAACTTTGCCGAAGAACCGCCTCTGCATGGTCTCTTTCACCGAGGGAATTTGAACAAGTTCGATGAACCGGCGCACCTCGAGCCGCAGAGCGGGCTCGATCGGCATCTGCAGCCCGTGATAAACCGCTTCGGCGATCAACCTCTGTTCGGGCCGCCCTTCGACACCATCGCGGATCAACCCGGCGTTCAGCTTGTGAAAGAACCGCTCGAAGGTTGCCCCGCCCGGCCCCCGATAGCCGCGCACCATCCACGGCTGCTGCGCCTCGGGGTTTGCGAGCAGCCATGCGTGGGCAGTATCGCGAAGTGCGTCCGGTGAAACCACCTCCCTCACCAGCCCCAAAGATTTCGCCGTTGTCACGTCATATGTCGCCCCCGCGAGCATATCCTCGACCGCCCGCTGCCACGGTGCCAACCGCGTCATGCGTTGCGTCCCACCAAAGCCCGGCATCAGGCCGAGACCGGCCTCGGGCAGGCCAATCTTAGCCGCCGGAACATCCACCGCGAAACGCGCGTGTGCTGCTAGCGCCATCTCGAAGCCACCACCGAGGCAATGGCCGTTGATCGCTGCCGCCACCGGCTTGCCGCAAGTCTCCAGCCGGTAGAAGCTGTCCTTGATGCGGGCCATGACGGACCACAGATCCTTGGGCGTCATATCGAAGAACCCTCCGATCATCCGCAGATCGGCCCCGGCGTGGAACATGCTCTTGCCGGAGGTGAGCAGCACGCCGTGGATCGTATCATCCACGGCGACGCGTTCGACCAGCGTCACCCATTCCTGAATAGCCTCGGCGGAAAATACGTTGACCTTACGCTGCGGGTCGTCCCAGTACAGCTCGGCGATGCCGTAGGCGTCGGTGCTCAGGGTGATGATCTGGGTCATGTTGTGTCTCCGTCGATGCGTTCGATCACCATGGCGATAGCCTGGCCGGTCGCGGCGCAGAGCGTGGCGCAACCGAACTGCTTGTCCGCCCGCTCCAATTCGTCGAGCAAAGTGCCGAGGATCATCGCGCCCGTCGCCCCCAAAGGGTGGCCCATGGCGATGGCGCCGCCGTTGACATTCATCCGGTCGTGGCCAATGCCGGTTTCTTCTTGGAAATACAACACCACCGACGCGAAAGCTTCGTTCAGCTCCCAGAGATCGATGTCTGAGTAGCTCAGCCCGGCCTGTTTCAGCGCCCGATCACAGGCGGCTTTGGGACCGGTCAACATGATCGTCGGTTCTGAGCCAACCGAGGCCAGCCCAAGAATGCGCGCCCGAGCGGTCAGCCCCTGAGCCTTGCCCGCCGCCAGTGAGCCAACAAGCAACGCAGCAGCGCCATCGACGATCTGCGAGGAATTTCCGGCATGGTGGACGTATTTCAGCGAGCCAATCTCCGGGTATTTCTGTTCCACGACCGCGTCATAGCCCATCTTTTTGGCGTATCCCTCAAACGACGGGTTGAGCGATCCCAAAGACTGCATATCGGCCTTGGGCCGCATTGCCTCGTCCCGGTCGAGCACGGTTAGCCCGTTGCGGTCCTTGACCGGCACGATGGACCGCGAGAACCGCCCTTCGTTCCAGGC includes these proteins:
- a CDS encoding nitroreductase, with the protein product MNYLDRPEARTVNEAITSRRSIRAFLPDPVPREMITRILEVAGRTPSGSNIQPWNVDVVLGEALDQLTTAISDRFDAGDAGDEAYQYYPAPWREPYLARRRETGWGLYSALGIEKHEKDRMRAQHRRNFLFFDAPVGLIFTIDGDLPVGSWLDTGMFLQSIMVAARGLGLDTCPQQAFAAYHQTIREMLDLPEDRTVICGMALGLADWSDPANGFEARRVPVEEFTQFHD
- a CDS encoding CaiB/BaiF CoA transferase family protein, which produces MAERKPGALEGLKIVSMAEQYPGPFCTLTLSDMGADVIQVERPGGDPSRFLPSFYEGLNRNKRSVALDARQPEQKADLLKLVEQADVFLEGFRPGKLAKLGLGYDDLKAVNPRLIYVSISGYGQDGPYRMRPAHDLTFQGIGGALDERINGVVDGLPPAVLLGDSVSALYAVAGILSALLARERTGQGTYVDIAMSDAVLALQTPFIAVDAAEDTTLPQRDPGYALYETADGRWLTTSVAHEDSFWDRLCRDIGLEEGVGLTRPERVARRDELVGKVGARIREKPFTHWEALFEASGQMWGPALRREELVKDPQLQARGLFDEVTRQDGTVQQVLRQPVKFSAYDNAPLRRAPEVGEQQGEGYD
- a CDS encoding SDR family NAD(P)-dependent oxidoreductase; translated protein: MLVGKIAIVTGASSGLGYQFALTLAGEGAAVAVAARSTGKLDELVAKIEAEGGKAQAFAFDATNSAAPDALISAIAERMGSPDILINNAGISRPARAHKATFEDFEQTMAVNVRAPWRLSQLCAEHWIDEGREGCIVNVSSMLSTRVAKGVSLYTMSKAAIRHLTAGHALEWGPHGIRVNALCPGYIRTSINDEFWETEQGKAELAKLPRRRVGKPKDLDSALLFLVDPRSQFVNGEALTVDDAQSWAI
- a CDS encoding enoyl-CoA hydratase/isomerase family protein gives rise to the protein MTQIITLSTDAYGIAELYWDDPQRKVNVFSAEAIQEWVTLVERVAVDDTIHGVLLTSGKSMFHAGADLRMIGGFFDMTPKDLWSVMARIKDSFYRLETCGKPVAAAINGHCLGGGFEMALAAHARFAVDVPAAKIGLPEAGLGLMPGFGGTQRMTRLAPWQRAVEDMLAGATYDVTTAKSLGLVREVVSPDALRDTAHAWLLANPEAQQPWMVRGYRGPGGATFERFFHKLNAGLIRDGVEGRPEQRLIAEAVYHGLQMPIEPALRLEVRRFIELVQIPSVKETMQRRFFGKVA
- a CDS encoding acetyl-CoA C-acetyltransferase; its protein translation is MQHVQIFDAVRTPRGKGKASVGAMAELSPVELATVPLKALKERSTLDTSAVGDVVLGCVDPVADQGGDIARTAALEAGYDEAVPGVQVNRFCASGLEACAIAAGKVASGEAGLVVAGGVEMMSRVPILSSGMPVLADPGIAIPRKSVPQGISADLIATLRGYSRDDVDALAMESQKRAAQAWNEGRFSRSIVPVKDRNGLTVLDRDEAMRPKADMQSLGSLNPSFEGYAKKMGYDAVVEQKYPEIGSLKYVHHAGNSSQIVDGAAALLVGSLAAGKAQGLTARARILGLASVGSEPTIMLTGPKAACDRALKQAGLSYSDIDLWELNEAFASVVLYFQEETGIGHDRMNVNGGAIAMGHPLGATGAMILGTLLDELERADKQFGCATLCAATGQAIAMVIERIDGDTT